The genomic region CGCGCACGCCTGCCATGCCGATCAGCGCATTCTCGATCTCGGCCGGATAGATGTTGACGCCGCCCGAGATCACCATGTCGCGCTTGCGGTCGCACAGGAACAGATAGCCGTCCGCGTCGAGATAGCCGACATCGCCGACGCTGATCAGGCCGTCGTGATCGGCCTCGGCGCGTGCCTTGGCATTGCCGTGATAGTCGAAGTCCGAGATCAACTTCTGACGCATGAAGATCTCGCCGGGCTCGCCGACGTCGCATTGCGTCCCGTCGGGCCGGAAGATCTTGACGATGCCGCCTTCGATGGCGCGGCCGACGGTGCCGGGCTTCGCCAGCGCTTCGGCTGACGAATGCCAGACCGGGATGCCGGTCTCGGTCGAGCCGAGATATTCGTTGATGACCGGTCCCCACCACTCGATCATCGCGCGCTTGACGTCGACAGGGCAGGGCGCCGCGCCGTGGACGATGAAGCGCAGCGACGACAGGTCGTAGCGGCGCCGCGTCTCCTCGGGCAGACGCAGCAGCCGCACGAACATCGTCGGCACCATATGCATATGGGTGACACGGTGGCGCTCGATCAGTTGCAGCAGATCCTCCGGATCGAAGCGCGGCTCGAGCACGATCACGCAGCCGTTGCGGAACGCGAGCATCCCGTAGGAGTGCGGCGCCGAATGGTACATCGGGCCGTTCATCAGGATCACCTGTTTCTCGTTCGGCTTGACGCCGTAGGTGATGGCGCCGACGCGCGCGGCCGCCGCCTGCTGCTCAGATGGCATCGGCTTGCGCTTGACGCCCTTCGGCAGTCCGGTGGTGCCCGACGTGTAGAACATCGGCGCACCACCGATCGGCGCGTCGGTCAGCGGTTGGTGCTTGTCACGCCAAACGTCCCAGTCGGTCATGCCGTCGGGCACGCGCGTGAGCGCCGGCGCTACCCCATAGGCCGCTGCGATCTCCGGTGGCGTCGTCACCACCAGCAACTTGATTGCCGGCGGCAGGCCGTCGCGGATTTGCGGCAAGAGATCGGCGTGGCAGACCAGCGTGTCGGCGCCGCTGTCGGACAGGATGTAAGCGACCTCGTCGGCCTTCAGATGCCAGTTGATCGGCACGACCGGGCTGCCGAGCGCGGCCGAAGCCGCGACCACCTCGAACAGCGCGAAATCGTTGCGCAGCATCATGCCGACCGGCTTGCCGCCCTGCACGCCGAGTGCCCGGAAGCCGCCGGCCGCCCGCGCGATGCGGGCGTGAATGTCGCCGTAGCTGATCTGTCTGTCGCCGCTGATGATCATGTCGCGCCTCGTCTCCTAGCGATCGTCCAGGATCTCGCCGAAGCTGATCCAGCTCTTGCCGTTGAACCGGCGCAGCCGCAACTGCTGGAACGGCAGGTAGTCGTCCGGCCCGGTCGATACCGTCATGCCCGGCAACAATAGCGGCAGCGGAACGTCGCGCAATGACGCCGCCTGGCGCATGATGTTTTCGCGGCTGAAATCGTTCTTGCAGGCCTTCAGCACGGCCATCAGCAGCGTCGCATAATGATAGCCCGCCGAGTAGTTCGAGTTGCTGAGGTCCGCATTGGGCAGGTACTGCTTCATGAAGGCAAGATAGTCCTTCACGGCGGGATCGTCGGCCCATTGCGCGTCCATCGTGTCCTTCTGGTTGCTGGATGAGATCAGGCCGACCGCGTTCTCCAGGCCTGCGGACTCCAGGAACGAGATCGACGACGCGGAGGTCGGTACGAAGAACAGGTCCGGCTTCCAGCCGATCTCGGCGACGCCCTTGATCATCTGCGGCGTGAACTTGCCGAGCACGACTCCGAACAGCACATCGGCACCGGACGCCTTCAGGGTCGCGAGCTGCGAGCTGATGGTTGGCGCCGAAGTCTCGTAGCTCGCTTCCGCGACGATCATGCTCGCGGCCTTGCTGCCGAGCGCGCGCTTGAAGCCGGCGACATAGTCGCGGCCGAAATCGTCGTTCTGCGCAAGGATCGCGATCTTCGCGTCCGGCTTGGCCTGCAGCACATATTTGGCATAGACCACGCCCTCGGATTCGTAGGAGGCCATGCCCGGCATGGTCCACGGATAGGTCTTCGGGTCGGCCCATTTGGTCGCGCCGCTCAGCACGAACAATTGCGGGATCTTCTTGGTGTTGAGATAGCGGTGCACGGCGTTGTTGGTGGCGGTTCCGAGCGAGCCGAACATCATCAGCACCTCCTCCTGCTCCACCAGCTTGCGGGTCTGCTCGACGGTCTTCGGCGGCGAATAGGCGTCGTCCAGCGTGATGAACTTCACTTGCCGGCCGTTGATGCCGCCCTCTGCGTTGACCTTCGCGAAAAACGCTTCCTGGGCGCGGCCGATGGTGCCGAAGCCGGAGACCGGTCCGCTATAGGGCAGCGTCTGGCCGATCCGGATCGCCTCGTTGCCGTTGTCGGCGGCGGCCGTGCTGGTGATCGCGCAGACCGCAAGCGCGGCAGCCAGCGCGTGTCGCGCTCGTTTCATGGTTCACTCCCGGATTTTGCGCAATAGCGTCAGGCGCTGGCGCGCAGGAAATCGCTGCGCGCCGCGACGAACTCGGACTTGAGCCGCGCCACCAGTTCGCCGACCGGCGGGGCATCGGAGATCTGGCCGATGCCCTGGCCCGAACCCCAGATGTCGCGCCAGGCCTTGGCCTTCATGTTGCCGCCGGAGCCGAAATTCATCTTGGTCTTGTCGGCGACCGGCAGATTGCCCGGATCGAGCCCTGCCGCCGCGATCGACGGTCCGAGATAGTTGCCGTGCACGCCGGTGAACAGGTTCGAATAGACGATGTCGTGCGCGGCGTATTCGGTCAGCGCCTGCTTGTACCTGATATCGGCGTTGGCCTCCTCGGTCGCGATGAAGCGGGTGCCGATATAGGCGAGGTCGGCGCCGAGCGCGAGCGCGGATGCGATGCTCCAGCCGTCGGAGATCGCGCCCGACAGCAGGATCGTGCCGTTGAACCATTGCTTGACCTCGCGCACCAGCGCGAACGGCGACAGCGTGCCGGCGTGTCCGCCGGCACCGGCGCAGACCAGGATCAGGCCGTCGACGCCCTGCTCGGCGGCCTTGCGCGCGTGCTTCACGTTGATGACGTCGTGGAACACGACGCCGCCATAGGAGTGCGCGGCCTCGACGATCTCGGACGGCGGGCGCAGCGAGGTGATGATCACGGGCACCTTGTGCTTCACGCAGGTTTCCATGTCGCGCATCAGGCGGTCGTTGGAGGCGTGGCAGATCTGGTTGACGGCGTAGGGCGCGACCTTCTTCTCCGGATGCAGCGCCTGGTACTCGCCGAGTTCGTTCTCGATCTGGGTCAGCCATTCGTCGAGCTTCTCGGCCGGGCGGGCGTTGAGCGCCGGGAACGAGCCGACGATGCCGGCCTTGCACTGCGCGATCACGAGCTCGGGCCCCGAGACGATGAACAGCGGGGAGCCGACGACCGGCAGTTCAAGCTTGTTGGCGAGCGAAGCGGGCAGCGTCATTTTCGGATCCTCCATGCGCGTCGCCCGGCCGGCGGCCCGGGCGGATCGCGATTTATTGTGATGGCTGGAGCGGCGGCGCTCTTGGCGCGGCAATATAAGGCTGGACGGCTCGGTCATGGCGTTCAATATTGAACATCGGATTGGCCAGAAATGAACGGTGTCGCAGGAAGGGGAGCGGCATGGACTGGGAGCTTTGCAAGACATTCGTGGCGGTGGCGGAGACACGCAGCCTTGCCGGGGCGGCACGGCGGCTGCGCATCAGCCATCCCACCGTCGGTCGCAACGTCGCGGCGCTCGAGCAGCAACTCGGGACCCGCCTGTTCGCGCGTTCCAATGACGGCCTGTCGCTGACGTCGCATGGCCGCAAATTCCGCGAGCACGCCGAAGCAATGGCCGCGGCGGCGCTCCGCGCGGAGGCGGCCGCGTCCGCCACCGGCGAGCAGGCGCGCGGCGTCGTGAAGCTGTCGATCGGCGCGACCTTGGCCGCGCACTGGCTGATGCCGCGCCTCGGCCCGTTCCTGCGCGATCACGCCAACATCCAGCTCGAGATCATCACCCATCCGTTCCCGGCCAGCGTGCGCCGCCGCGAGGCCGACGTGGTGCTGCGGCCGGTCGATGCGGGAGAGGAGAACCTGATCGGGCGCAAGATCGGGCGGCTCGGCACCGGCTTCTACGCGTCCCGCGACTATGCGGCAGGGCGCAAGCTGCCGGAGCGGCGGGACGAGTGGCGGGGCCACCATGTGATCGGCTTTGCCGACCAGGCCTCGAATGCGCATCTGGCGCGCTGGAGCGACGTCATCACCCGGCAGGGCACGCTGGTGATGCGCTGTTCCTCGCAGGGCGACATGCTCGCGGCGGCGCGGGCCGGGCTCGGGATCTGCGCGCTGTCCTGCCTGGTCGGGGCCGACTACCCCGATCTGGTGCGGGTCGCGCCGCAAAAGCTCTCGAGCCTCTCCGATCTCTGGCTGCTCGCCCATCCCGATCTGGTCGCGCTGCCCGCGGTGCGCGCCGTCATCGGCTTCGTCACCGACTGCGCGCGCGAGGACCGCGTCAGGCTGCGGGGCTAGGGCGCGTTGTCAGGCACGCGCCCGCAACAGCGTCACCGCGAGCAAGACAAAGGCCGCGCAGGTCCACAGCGACTGCCAGTTCTCCGCCCCTTCGTTGAATCCTGTGTAGATCGCCGTTGCAATGAAAATGCCGGCAAAGATCGACTCCGCCAGCGGGCGGATTCCCTTGCTGGGAGGATTGAGCAGCGTCACGGCGGCAAAGGGCACCGCCGCCATGGTCAGAGGCGCAAAGGGAAAGTCAATGAAGCGCGGGTCGAACACAAGTCCGATTGCGGTCGCCGTGCCGATCACGACGGTGATCATCAAGGCCAGTCCGTGCAGGGTCACCAGCACCGATTCAGTGTGGTGGCCCTTCGGGCCCAACACTTCGAAAAAGCTGGGCGGTGCGCGGCCCGACATCAGGGCGTTGGCGCCCAGCACCGGCGAAGCCGTGGCCGCCACCAGCAGCGAGCCCCACACAAGCCAGCCTCCCGTTCCGTAGCTTTCATAGACTAATCTTTGCTCGGCGACGCCAAACAGGATGCCAGCCGTGGTCGCCGATAGCGCGATCGCAAGCCACGACGCGAATGCGGCCTTTCTCGGCTTGCGGCGCAAGGTCAGCCATGCCGCACCGAAGACGAGGATCGCCAGCGCCATTCCGCTGACCATTTGCAGCTTCCAGAGCGGAAAATTGCTGACCGGCTGGCCCGGCGGATATTTCGGCATGCGCTGCTCGGAATCGAACAGCCCCCAGGAGCCGCCGACCGTGCCCTCGATCTCCCGCTTCCATCCTTCATCATAGGCCTCGAACAGGTTGACGCGGAAATGCTCGCGCCGGGCAAGGTCGAGGACCTCCGAAACCACTCGCGCCTGATTGATGCGGGAGGGCAGCGCGGACTCGCGCATGCGCCCCTCGCTCGGCCAACCGATCTCTCCGATAAAGATTTCCTTGCCCGGAAAAGCCGCCGCGATCTGTCGGCGCATCTCGTCGGCGTGGGCGGCGGCATCTTCCGCCCGGATCGGAACATTCTCCCAATACGGCAGGATATGAACCGTGACGAAGTCGACCGCGTCGGAAAGTTCGCGATTGCTCAGCCAGAATTCCCAGACGTCGGCATAGGTGACGGGGACGGAGACCTGCGCCTTGATCGAGCGGATCGTGGCGGCGAGGTCGGAAGCCGACATTTCCTTGCGCAGCAACACCTCGTTGCCGACCACGAGCGCGATGATCGTGTCCGGATATTCCTTGGCGAGGCGGATCGCGGTGGCGACCTGCGTTGCATTCTTCTTGCGGTCCCGATCGAGGAAGATGCCCTGGATGACCTTCAGCCCCGCCTTGGCCGCGAGTGCGGGAATCTGGTCGAGACCAAGATCGGTCGCATAGGTGCGGATGCAGTCGGAAATCTTCGCAAGTTGAGCGAGGTCTTCCGCGATCTGTTCCGGCGAGACCTGCGTCGCCGGCGAAAGTGATGTTTGATTGTTGCGGAACGGCGCGTACGAGATGCACTGCACCTTGTCGTTCGGATCGATCGGCGCGCGCGGCAGGTTGACCGGGATGCCGAGCCACCACCACACCGCGGCGATCGCGCCCAAGGATACCGAGAGAAGCGTCAGCGGGATACGGAGAGAAATCAGGTCCGTCTCCTTGCAATAGGGACGTGCTGCGCGTGCTAAATGGGCGAGGCCGGCAAATTGAAAAAGTATCTGTCCGCTGATTCTATATCACGCGATGACGCGGTTGGTGTGTTTTTCTCGACGACTACTTTGCGCCTGCGATCACGCCCTCGCGATTTCTGAGCACGCGATAATACGCCCACCACAGATGCGCTGCGGCGCCGCGCAGCGGACGCCACGGCTCCGCAAGCGGCGCCATCTGTTTCGGCGTCGGCCGCTCCTTCAAGCCAAGCCCGATCTTGACCGCTTCCTGCACGGCGAGGTCGCCCGCGGGCCAGGCATCGCCATGGCCGAGGCAGAACAGCAGATAGACATCGGCGGTCCACGGGCCGATCCCGGGCAGCGCCGTCAGCGTGTTGTGCGCCGCATCGGCCTCCTCATTGGCAAGGACGTCGAGGTTCAGCCGCTCCTCGGCGAGCTCGCGCGCGATGTGCTTCAGCGTCTTGATCTTGGCCGCCGACAGCCCGAGCCGGCCGAGCCGGTCGGCCCGCGCCTTGCGGATCGCGTCATGGTGGAACGGGTCGAACGCCGTGCTGACGCGCCCCCAGATTGCCGCCGCACTCGCGGTCGAGAGCTGCTGGCCGCAGATGATCGCGGCAAGCCCGGCAAATCCAGGCTCGCGCTGCCTGATCGCCGGCATGCCGGTCAGTTCCAGGATCGGACGCAGGCGGCGGTCCTGGTCGACCAGTTTGTGGATCGCGTCGTCGAGGTCGGCCTGGGTTTCGAGATGAATCAGCATTTGCGGGGTCTGCATCGGCTTGTCAGGCGCGGGCTTGACCCGCGCATCGATCTCCTATCGTAACAGAGTCTTGTCCAGGCGCATGAATCAGAGTCGCCGGGCAAGCCCGGCAATGATGCGTGACCGATGACCATGCCACCCGTTTTCCGCTTCGCGCCGAGTCCGAACGGCTACCTGCATCTCGGCCACGCCTATTCGGCGCTGCTCAACCACGATCTCGCGCGGCAGTCGGGCGGACGCCTGCTGCTGCGGATCGAGGACATCGACGCGACGCGCTGCCGGCCGGAATTCGAGCAGGCGATTTATGAGGATCTGGCCTGGCTCGGCATCGCCTGGGAGACCCCGGTGCGGCGGCAGTCCGAGCATTTTGCCGCCTATGGCGCGGCGATCGACCGCCTGTCGGCCCGGGGGCTGGTCTACCCGAGTTTCGAAAGCCGAACCGAGATCGCGCGGCTGGTCGCGGAACGCGAGGCCGGGGGCGCGTGGCCCCGTGATCCGGACGGCGCGCCGCTTTATCCGGGGCTGGCCAAATCGCTGTCGGCCGAGGCGCGCGACCGGCTGATCGGGCAGGGCGTGCCGTTCGCGTTGCGGCTCGACATGGCGTCAGCCCGCGCGCGCGCCGGCGAACTGCGCTGGCAGGACGCGGGTGAGGGGCCGGCTGGCGAGAGCGGAGACGTCGCGGCCCGGCCTGAGGCCTGGGGCGACGTGATCCTGGCGCGCAAGGAGACCCCGACCAGCTACCATCTCTCGGTCGTGATCGATGACGCCCTGCAAGGCGTTACCGATGTGGTCAGGGGCATTGACCTGTTCTGGTCGACGAGCGTGCATCGGCTGTTGCAGGAACTGCTCGGTCTGCCCGTGCCAAACTACCGGCACCATCGGCTGATCCGAGACGCGGCCGGCCAAAAGTTGTCGAAATCGACCCAGGCGACCGGGCTGCGCGAGTTGCGGGCGGAGGGGGCGAGCCCGGCCGATATCCGCCGCCTGGTCGGTTTGCCCTGGGATTTTGGCCAGGTTTGATCGCAAAGGAGTGCGGTTACCATCATGGCGCTTTGCGCGGGCGCACCGGAAACGCCGCCGTGACTCCGGCACGCCTGGCATGCCATGTTGTCGACCGGGGCGGGGATCACGGAGACCATGGCGTCAAAATCGCGCGCACGGCGCAGCAAGCGGCCATCCAAAAGGACGCCGCCGAAGACGCGCGCCACCAGACCGCGTGCTGCCAAAACGCGTGTGGCCAAGACACGAGTGGCCAAGGTGGCGGCCAGGCCGCGCCGCAAGCGGGCCGTGCCGAAGCCGGCCCCGAAGGCCGGTCCCGGCATGGTCGATACCGCGCTTGCCGCCTTTGCCCATGAGGTGCGGACGCCGCTCACCGGAATCCTTGCGATCAGCAATCTGCTCGCGACATCCGATCTCGGCGAGCGCGAGCGGCGCTGGGTCGACACCATCAAGGCCGGCGCCGAGCATTTGGCGAGCCTTGCGACCCTGTTCGTCGACGCCGCCCGGAGCGAGGGGCCGGGGCTCGAGATCCGGCAGGATTTCTTCGACCTGCGCACGCTGGCGCGCCACGCCGCGGATTCGCTGGCCGGCCGTGCGGCAGCCAAGGGGCTGCAGGCTTCCGTCGAGGTCTCCGACCAGCTGCCTGCCTTCGCGGTCGGCGATCCCGTCCGCCTGCGCGCGGCGCTCGAAAATCTGATCGACAACGCGGTTAAGTTCACCGAGCAGGGCAGCATCGAGCTGCGTATCGCGCCGGTGGGCGCGGCCAAGGGAAGGTCGGGCGACAAGATCGGCGTCGCGTTCGCGATCTCCGACAGCGGCATCGGCCTGACGCTATCGGAGGTCAAGCGCCTGTTCCGGCCGTTCTCGCAGGCCAACGTCTCGATCGCCGCGCGGTTCGGCGGCGCCGGGCTCGGCCTGTCCTCCGTCAGGCAGCTCGCGCGCGCCATGGGCGGCGACATCGTCGCGGACCGTCGCGCCGGCGGGGGCACCACCTTCACGCTCAAGGTGGAACTGGAGCCCGCCGAAGGGCCGGCCGGCACCGGCTCCGGCGCGAGCGCGGCGGCGCTGATGTCACAAGGGCTGCGGCTACTCAGTGTCGAGGACAATCCGTTCGGCCGCGTCGTGCTCAACACGATCCTGACTGAGCTCGGTCATCACGCCGAATTCGTCGGTCAGGGCGAGGCCGCGCCCGACCGGCTCGTGCAGGGCGCCTTTGACGCCGTGCTGATGGACATGGTGCTGCCCGGCATCGGCGGCATCGAGGCGATCAAGCGCATCCGCGCGCTGCCGCCGCCGCACGGCCGCATCGTGATTGTCGGGATTTCCGGCCGGGCCGAAGACGAAGCCGCGGCGCGCGCTGCCGGCGCCGACGGCTTCCTGGTCAAGCCTGTGTCCCCGCGGGCGCTCGCGACTGCGCTGCATGAAGCGACACGCCGTGCGGCAGCCGCGACTTGATGATCGCCGCGTTCAACTCGCCGCCGAACACGAAGATCGCGGCGATGAAATACAGGAACACCAGTGCGATCACCACCGAGGCCAGTCCCGCATACATCGTGACGTAGTTGTTGGCGAAGCGTGCGAGGTACATGCCGAAGCCGATGCCCGAGAGCAGCGAGGCCACCATGGTGAAGATGATGCCGGGCAGGATCTGCGTGAAGCTGCGACGGCCCGCCGGCAGCCAGGCGTGCAGGATGAAGAGTGCGACGACCAGCGCCAGGATCGTGACGCCGTAACGGGCGGTGTTGAGCAGGCTCTCGTTGGATTCGACGAAGAACGGGATATAGCGCCGCGCCGCCTCGATGATCAGCGGCCCGAGCACGATCAGGAAAGCCATCGCGAGCGAGGTGAACGCCGCGACCAGCGTGTAGCCGATCGACTCCAGCCGCAGCCAATACCAGCGCCGCGGCTCAATCACGGCGTAGGCGCGGTTCAGCGCCACCCGCAGCGCCTCGACGCCGTTGGAGGCGAAGTAGACCGCGAGCACCGCGCCGATGGTCAGGATGTCGCCGCGGGTGTTGGTCAGCACGTCGTGGATCTGGCCGGACAGCGCCTCGGCGACCTGCTGCGGCCAGACCTGCAGCATCAGCCCGACCGCCTGGTCGGCGAGCTGCTTGGAGCCGAAGAAGCCGGCCACCGAGGTCAGCACGATCAGGAACGGAAACAGCGCCATCAGCGTCGACAGCGCGATGTGGCTCGCGATCGCCCAGCCGTCGTCGGCGAGGAACGTGTAAAAGGCATCCATCACGACGTGGGTGACGTAACGAAGCTGCTTCACATTCCACCCGGCATTGTCGAAAACTGCTCGGCCCGAGAACGGACCCAGCATCTGATATTACGCGCTGAAAAGCCAGTTGGTTGCATGGCCGGGCTGTGTGGAAGTCGGCGTCCTGCGGTGTTATGTACCGCAAATGACATCTCTCCTCAGCACGATCATTCTTCCCATCGCCGTCGGCGCCGTCGCGCTGGTGCTCCTGCTCGGCCTCGTCAATATGATGAAGGGCGGCTCGCCGAACACGTCGCAAAAGCTGATGCGGCTGCGCGTGCTGCTGCAGTTCGTGGCCATCGTCTTCGCAATGCTCGCGGTCTGGGCGATGGGGCGCTAGGTGAGGTAGATTTGTCGGGCTATTCTCTACCTCTCCCGATCGGAGCGGTGGACTCGAACATCGAACACCGGAGCCTGCCATGGTCGTTCTCAATCGGATCTACACGCGCACCGGCGATGACGGCACCACCGCGCTCGGCTCCGGCGAGCGGCGGCCGAAATACGATCTGCGCATTGCCGCCTATGGCACGGTAGACGAGACCAATGCTGCGATCGGCGTGGTGCGGCTGCATCTTGCCGGCAGCCCCGAGGTCGATGCGATGCTCGGCCGGATCCAGAACGATCTGTTCGATCTCGGCGCCGACCTCGCGGTGCCCGAGCGCGAGGGCAAGGCCGAACGTCTGCGGATGCTGGCAAGCCAGGTCGGGCGGCTCGAGCGCGATATCGACAGTCTGAACGACCAGCTCGCGCCGCTGACCTCGTTCGTGCTGCCCGGCGGCACGCCCGCCTCCGCCTATCTGCATCTTGCCCGGACGATATGTCGCCGCGCGGAACGGATGATGGTGGAACTCGCCGCCCAACCCGATGAGCCGGTCAATCAGGCTGGCATCCAGTATATGAACCGCCTGTCGGATTTCCTGTTCGTTGCCAGCCGCTTCCAGAACAATAAAGGAGCGGGGGACGTGTTGTGGGTGCCGGGCCAGAACCGTTAAACTGGTTCAAAATCGGGGGACGGTTTTTTGGCTTTGGCTCGTTGACCGGGAGAAACGGGACCTTTAGGTTCCGCGCCAGCCAACCGAAACCCATAAAATCAAAGCGAAAGAGGATCGATGAAGGTTCTTGTGCCGGTAAAGCGGGTCGTCGACTACAACGTCAAGGTCCGCGTCAAGAGTGACGGGACGGGCGTGGAGCTCGCCAACGTCAAGATGTCGATGAACCCGTTCGACGAAATCGCCGTCGAGGAAGCGCTGCGGCTGAAGGAAGCCGGCAAGGCGACCGAAGTGGTGGTGGTGTCGATCGGTCCCGCGCAGGCCTCCGAGACCATTCGCACCGGACTTGCGATGGGCGCCGACCGCGGCATCCTGGTCAAGGCCGAAGGCAATGTCGAACCGCTCGCGGTTGCCAAGATCCTGAAGGCGGTGGTCGAGGCGGAGCAGCCCGGCCTCGTCATTCTCGGCAAGCAGGCGATCGACGACGACTCGAACCAGACCGGCCAGATGCTGGCCGCGCTGCTCGGCTGGTCGCAGGCGACTTTCGCCTCCAAGCTCGAGGTCGAAGGAAGTGACTTCAAGGTCACCCGCGAAGTCGACGGCGGCCTGCAGACCATCAAGCTCAAGGGCCCGGCGATCGTCACCACCGACCTGCGCCTCAACGAGCCGCGCTATGCGTCGCTGCCCAACATCATGAAGGCGAAGAAGAAGCCGATCGACGACAAGAGCGTCGCCGACTACGGCGTCGATGTGACGCCGCGTCTGGAAGTGCTGAAGACCGCGGAACCGGCAGGCCGCAAGGCGGGCGTCAAGGTCAAGGACGTCGCCGAACTCGTGAACAAGCTCAAGACCGAAGCCGGGGTTCTCTGATGACGACGCTGTTGATTGCTGAACACGACCACGAGACGCTGAAGGACGCGACCAACAAGGCGCTGACCGCGGCGAGCCAGCTCGGCGGCGATGTCCATGTGCTGGTTGCCGGTGGCGGCCAGGGCACCAAGGCGGCGGCGGAAGCAGCTGCCAAGCTTGCCGGCGTCACCAGGGTACTGGTGGCCGAAGGCCCCGCCTATGAGCACGACCTTGCCGAGCCGCTGGCTGCGCTGATCGTCGCGCTGGCTCCCGGCTATGATGCGTTCGTCGCGCCCGCGACCTCGCGCTTCAAGAATGTGATGCCGCGCATCGCAGCCTTGCTCGACGTCATGCAGGTCTCCGAGATCATCAAGGTCGTCGCGCCCGACACCTTCGAGCGGCCGATCTATGCCG from Bradyrhizobium elkanii USDA 76 harbors:
- a CDS encoding acyl-CoA synthetase codes for the protein MIISGDRQISYGDIHARIARAAGGFRALGVQGGKPVGMMLRNDFALFEVVAASAALGSPVVPINWHLKADEVAYILSDSGADTLVCHADLLPQIRDGLPPAIKLLVVTTPPEIAAAYGVAPALTRVPDGMTDWDVWRDKHQPLTDAPIGGAPMFYTSGTTGLPKGVKRKPMPSEQQAAAARVGAITYGVKPNEKQVILMNGPMYHSAPHSYGMLAFRNGCVIVLEPRFDPEDLLQLIERHRVTHMHMVPTMFVRLLRLPEETRRRYDLSSLRFIVHGAAPCPVDVKRAMIEWWGPVINEYLGSTETGIPVWHSSAEALAKPGTVGRAIEGGIVKIFRPDGTQCDVGEPGEIFMRQKLISDFDYHGNAKARAEADHDGLISVGDVGYLDADGYLFLCDRKRDMVISGGVNIYPAEIENALIGMAGVRDCAVFGVPDDEYGERLFACVEPEAGSTLSVAAIQDFLRDKLANFKVPKDIRFMDALPREATGKIFKRKLRDLYREGQLG
- a CDS encoding ABC transporter substrate-binding protein codes for the protein MKRARHALAAALAVCAITSTAAADNGNEAIRIGQTLPYSGPVSGFGTIGRAQEAFFAKVNAEGGINGRQVKFITLDDAYSPPKTVEQTRKLVEQEEVLMMFGSLGTATNNAVHRYLNTKKIPQLFVLSGATKWADPKTYPWTMPGMASYESEGVVYAKYVLQAKPDAKIAILAQNDDFGRDYVAGFKRALGSKAASMIVAEASYETSAPTISSQLATLKASGADVLFGVVLGKFTPQMIKGVAEIGWKPDLFFVPTSASSISFLESAGLENAVGLISSSNQKDTMDAQWADDPAVKDYLAFMKQYLPNADLSNSNYSAGYHYATLLMAVLKACKNDFSRENIMRQAASLRDVPLPLLLPGMTVSTGPDDYLPFQQLRLRRFNGKSWISFGEILDDR
- a CDS encoding NAD(P)H-dependent flavin oxidoreductase; the protein is MTLPASLANKLELPVVGSPLFIVSGPELVIAQCKAGIVGSFPALNARPAEKLDEWLTQIENELGEYQALHPEKKVAPYAVNQICHASNDRLMRDMETCVKHKVPVIITSLRPPSEIVEAAHSYGGVVFHDVINVKHARKAAEQGVDGLILVCAGAGGHAGTLSPFALVREVKQWFNGTILLSGAISDGWSIASALALGADLAYIGTRFIATEEANADIRYKQALTEYAAHDIVYSNLFTGVHGNYLGPSIAAAGLDPGNLPVADKTKMNFGSGGNMKAKAWRDIWGSGQGIGQISDAPPVGELVARLKSEFVAARSDFLRASA
- a CDS encoding LysR family transcriptional regulator, with translation MDWELCKTFVAVAETRSLAGAARRLRISHPTVGRNVAALEQQLGTRLFARSNDGLSLTSHGRKFREHAEAMAAAALRAEAAASATGEQARGVVKLSIGATLAAHWLMPRLGPFLRDHANIQLEIITHPFPASVRRREADVVLRPVDAGEENLIGRKIGRLGTGFYASRDYAAGRKLPERRDEWRGHHVIGFADQASNAHLARWSDVITRQGTLVMRCSSQGDMLAAARAGLGICALSCLVGADYPDLVRVAPQKLSSLSDLWLLAHPDLVALPAVRAVIGFVTDCAREDRVRLRG
- a CDS encoding glycosyl hydrolase family 17 protein, with product MGAIAAVWWWLGIPVNLPRAPIDPNDKVQCISYAPFRNNQTSLSPATQVSPEQIAEDLAQLAKISDCIRTYATDLGLDQIPALAAKAGLKVIQGIFLDRDRKKNATQVATAIRLAKEYPDTIIALVVGNEVLLRKEMSASDLAATIRSIKAQVSVPVTYADVWEFWLSNRELSDAVDFVTVHILPYWENVPIRAEDAAAHADEMRRQIAAAFPGKEIFIGEIGWPSEGRMRESALPSRINQARVVSEVLDLARREHFRVNLFEAYDEGWKREIEGTVGGSWGLFDSEQRMPKYPPGQPVSNFPLWKLQMVSGMALAILVFGAAWLTLRRKPRKAAFASWLAIALSATTAGILFGVAEQRLVYESYGTGGWLVWGSLLVAATASPVLGANALMSGRAPPSFFEVLGPKGHHTESVLVTLHGLALMITVVIGTATAIGLVFDPRFIDFPFAPLTMAAVPFAAVTLLNPPSKGIRPLAESIFAGIFIATAIYTGFNEGAENWQSLWTCAAFVLLAVTLLRARA
- a CDS encoding DNA-3-methyladenine glycosylase family protein, yielding MLIHLETQADLDDAIHKLVDQDRRLRPILELTGMPAIRQREPGFAGLAAIICGQQLSTASAAAIWGRVSTAFDPFHHDAIRKARADRLGRLGLSAAKIKTLKHIARELAEERLNLDVLANEEADAAHNTLTALPGIGPWTADVYLLFCLGHGDAWPAGDLAVQEAVKIGLGLKERPTPKQMAPLAEPWRPLRGAAAHLWWAYYRVLRNREGVIAGAK
- the gluQRS gene encoding tRNA glutamyl-Q(34) synthetase GluQRS gives rise to the protein MPPVFRFAPSPNGYLHLGHAYSALLNHDLARQSGGRLLLRIEDIDATRCRPEFEQAIYEDLAWLGIAWETPVRRQSEHFAAYGAAIDRLSARGLVYPSFESRTEIARLVAEREAGGAWPRDPDGAPLYPGLAKSLSAEARDRLIGQGVPFALRLDMASARARAGELRWQDAGEGPAGESGDVAARPEAWGDVILARKETPTSYHLSVVIDDALQGVTDVVRGIDLFWSTSVHRLLQELLGLPVPNYRHHRLIRDAAGQKLSKSTQATGLRELRAEGASPADIRRLVGLPWDFGQV
- a CDS encoding ATP-binding protein is translated as MASKSRARRSKRPSKRTPPKTRATRPRAAKTRVAKTRVAKVAARPRRKRAVPKPAPKAGPGMVDTALAAFAHEVRTPLTGILAISNLLATSDLGERERRWVDTIKAGAEHLASLATLFVDAARSEGPGLEIRQDFFDLRTLARHAADSLAGRAAAKGLQASVEVSDQLPAFAVGDPVRLRAALENLIDNAVKFTEQGSIELRIAPVGAAKGRSGDKIGVAFAISDSGIGLTLSEVKRLFRPFSQANVSIAARFGGAGLGLSSVRQLARAMGGDIVADRRAGGGTTFTLKVELEPAEGPAGTGSGASAAALMSQGLRLLSVEDNPFGRVVLNTILTELGHHAEFVGQGEAAPDRLVQGAFDAVLMDMVLPGIGGIEAIKRIRALPPPHGRIVIVGISGRAEDEAAARAAGADGFLVKPVSPRALATALHEATRRAAAAT